The DNA sequence TTAAGTTTTCCTATGCGATCAGAGTTGCAATCGGTATTACAATTGGCGCTTTCCTTACAGACTATTTCAAGCTGGAAGAAGGCCGTTGGATGCTATTTACAATTCTGTCTGTATCCATTCCGATATATGAACAGTCACGTCAGAAGATGCGTGACAGGCTTTTTGCAACGATTGTAGGAGCATTGGTAGCAGTTTTTCTCTTTACAATTTTTGACTCGAATCCAGCCAGGTCAGCTTTGCTTCTGCTCGGTGGCTATCTCATGAGCTATATCAAAGTGTACCGTTACAGTACAATTCTTGTTACATTTTCGGCTATTGGTTCTGTCGTGCTTATTACTGGAGAAACTCACTTTTTAACGACAGAAAGAGTGCTGCTCGTTGCATCTGGACTTGTGTTGGCGCTTATGATCAATCGTTTCATCTTGCCGTACAAACAGACAGATGCTATAAGCAATCTCCAGAAAATGTACAAAGATACAATCAATACAATGCTTCAAGAACTGCGGCTTGGTAATGGGGATGTTGACAATAAAGACAACCACAGTATGAAAAACTTGCTCATCATTACAACAATGATAGAGGACCGGTTGAAGGTGGATCTGGAGAAAGGGAGCGAGCCTGCAAATACAGAGTGGATGAATCAATTACGTTTAATCACCTGCTCAATTTTTGAATTATCGCTTTGGCTTGAGAAGCGTGGTCTGGAATCTATGAGAAATCCGGATATTGAAAGAAGTATTCGGGAAATGAAGAAAGTAAATCTTCAAAACGGAGTTGTTTCTTCTCATGGAATAGAAACAGTTGTAAATCAGATTGAAGCTGCCTCGACTTTAGAAAACAGAATTGCACTTAGTATGATCTTTGAAATTACTGCTGAACTTGCTGCCTTGAACAAAATAAACTGGAAAGTTTCATAACCACTGCTATTAAAAAATTGGAGGGATCCATATGAAAAAACTGTTAGGTAAAACAGCTATTATTACAGGTGCGAGCAGTGGAATAGGAGCAGCAATTGCAAGGGAGCTTGCATCAGCCGGAGCAAATGTTGTACTTGCTGCACGCCGTGCTCAGCCACTCATCGAACAGGCAGATGAAATTAAAGCTTCTGGTAGTGTAGCACTCGCTGTTCCTACAAACATGGCGGTGAAGGAAGAGGTCGAGCAGCTTGTGAAGCAGGCAGCAGAACATTTCGGCCATGTTGATATTTTTGTTAACAATGCTGGACAGATGCTTTCCGCTCAGGTGACCAAAGGGGAGGTTGAAGATTGGGAGCGTATGATAGATGTGAACGTGAAAGGTGTCCTCTACGGTATTAACGCTGTTCTGCCAGCAATGCTTACACGTTCTGAAGGGCATCTCGTCAATATTGCTTC is a window from the Aciduricibacillus chroicocephali genome containing:
- a CDS encoding SDR family oxidoreductase: MKKLLGKTAIITGASSGIGAAIARELASAGANVVLAARRAQPLIEQADEIKASGSVALAVPTNMAVKEEVEQLVKQAAEHFGHVDIFVNNAGQMLSAQVTKGEVEDWERMIDVNVKGVLYGINAVLPAMLTRSEGHLVNIASVSGHEVTKTSTVYSATKFAVRAISQGLEKELARTGVRVTNISPGMVDTPLSNTITDRQKLAAEDIAKAVVYAVTQPDYVNVNEITVRPV